A single genomic interval of uncultured Desulfobacter sp. harbors:
- the rplC gene encoding 50S ribosomal protein L3, with translation MSGLLGKKIGMTNVFASDGQLVPVTVLQVGPCVVTQIKTEETDGYAALQLGFDEKPVERLNKPIAGHLKKASDKGFRVLREFREDSIEDIEAGATIGADMFSVGDKVTVTGISKGRGFQGTIKRHGFSRGPETHGNRNHRKPGSIGNSAWPAKVIKGKRMPGHKGVDKVTVKNLTIVDIKHDDNLILVKGAVPGFNTGVVEVRKTDVNK, from the coding sequence ATGAGTGGATTGCTTGGAAAAAAAATCGGGATGACCAATGTGTTTGCCTCCGATGGACAGCTCGTTCCTGTTACAGTGCTGCAGGTTGGGCCCTGTGTTGTAACCCAGATAAAAACGGAAGAGACCGACGGGTATGCAGCCTTGCAGCTCGGGTTTGATGAAAAGCCGGTTGAGCGCTTGAATAAACCCATTGCAGGACATTTAAAGAAAGCATCGGATAAAGGCTTTCGCGTTTTAAGAGAATTTAGAGAAGATTCAATTGAAGATATAGAGGCCGGTGCAACCATTGGTGCTGATATGTTTTCAGTTGGCGATAAGGTAACTGTGACCGGTATTTCAAAGGGTCGTGGCTTCCAGGGAACCATCAAACGACATGGTTTTTCCAGAGGGCCTGAAACCCACGGTAACCGGAATCACAGAAAGCCTGGTTCCATCGGCAACTCTGCATGGCCTGCAAAGGTAATCAAGGGAAAAAGAATGCCCGGCCACAAAGGTGTTGACAAAGTTACGGTAAAAAATTTAACAATTGTAGATATTAAGCATGACGACAACCTCATTCTCGTAAAAGGTGCTGTTCCAGGTTTTAACACTGGAGTTGTCGAAGTGCGCAAAACTGATGTAAATAAATAA
- the rplD gene encoding 50S ribosomal protein L4, whose translation MAAVEVLNSTGAKVSEVELPDEIFSIPVKTSVLHEVVRSQLVSKREGTAASKTRGMISGSTKKLFRQKGTGNARAGSVKSPLRKGGGVIFGPSPRSYEIKVPKKVRKLALKMALSAKVSDSQLFVIDALELEEIKTKALANVLSALKLDDLLIVSDTDDTKLALSSRNIPDVKVIKTEGLNVYDILKFKNLLLVESSIENIKGRLS comes from the coding sequence ATGGCTGCTGTAGAGGTATTAAACAGTACAGGTGCTAAAGTGTCTGAAGTTGAGCTGCCTGACGAAATTTTCAGCATACCGGTTAAAACAAGTGTTCTTCACGAAGTCGTTCGGTCCCAGCTCGTTTCAAAACGGGAAGGGACTGCTGCGTCTAAAACCAGGGGTATGATTTCAGGTTCTACAAAGAAATTGTTCAGGCAGAAAGGAACCGGGAATGCACGGGCCGGTAGCGTAAAATCCCCTTTGCGTAAAGGTGGGGGTGTTATCTTTGGTCCCAGCCCTAGGTCCTATGAAATAAAAGTACCTAAAAAAGTAAGAAAACTTGCCCTTAAAATGGCTTTAAGTGCGAAGGTTTCCGACAGTCAGCTTTTTGTTATTGATGCGCTTGAGCTTGAAGAAATCAAAACAAAGGCACTGGCCAATGTGCTTTCCGCATTGAAGCTTGATGATCTTCTTATTGTTTCAGACACCGACGATACAAAGCTTGCTCTGTCCTCCAGGAATATTCCGGATGTCAAAGTGATTAAAACTGAAGGTCTCAATGTTTACGACATTTTAAAGTTTAAAAACCTTCTGCTGGTCGAATCCAGTATTGAGAACATCAAAGGGAGGCTGAGCTAA
- the rplW gene encoding 50S ribosomal protein L23: MIEYDILRGPVVTEKSTLQRESFNQVTLKVAKDANRVEIKNAVEKAFNAKVKQVRTVQVKGKIKQRGRIIGKKKDWKKAVVTLMPGQRIDFFEGV; the protein is encoded by the coding sequence ATGATTGAATATGACATCCTCCGTGGACCTGTCGTTACCGAGAAATCCACCCTTCAAAGAGAGTCGTTCAACCAGGTGACTTTAAAAGTTGCAAAGGATGCCAACAGGGTTGAAATTAAAAATGCTGTTGAAAAAGCGTTCAATGCAAAGGTCAAGCAGGTCAGAACCGTACAGGTTAAAGGTAAAATAAAACAGCGTGGCAGAATTATCGGCAAGAAAAAGGACTGGAAAAAAGCCGTTGTTACTCTGATGCCTGGACAACGAATTGATTTTTTTGAAGGTGTGTAA
- the rplB gene encoding 50S ribosomal protein L2 — translation MSTIVKTKPTSPGRRAQEYLSFEEITKEKPERRLTKNLNKRSGRNSYGRITAKHRGGGAKKKYRIIDFKRDKDGIPAKVSAIEYDPNRSARIALLSYADGEKRYILAPLDVKVGDILETGPDADIKPGNCLPLENIPTGTRIHNIELKQNKGGQIVRSAGGYARLMAKEGAYAQILLPSGEVRMIHLKCKATVGRVGNEKHGDVSIGKAGRTRWMGKRPSVRGVAMNPVDHPMGGGEGRSSGGRQPCSPWGVPAKGKRTRKSARTDQYIVKRRAKRK, via the coding sequence ATGTCAACAATAGTTAAGACCAAGCCGACATCTCCGGGAAGACGCGCCCAGGAGTATCTTTCTTTTGAAGAGATTACAAAAGAAAAACCTGAACGAAGGCTGACTAAAAATCTCAATAAACGGTCCGGCCGAAATTCCTACGGAAGAATTACTGCCAAACACAGAGGCGGCGGAGCTAAGAAAAAATATCGTATTATTGATTTTAAAAGGGATAAAGATGGAATCCCAGCTAAGGTTTCAGCAATTGAATATGATCCGAACAGATCTGCCAGGATAGCCCTGTTAAGCTACGCTGACGGTGAAAAAAGATATATTTTGGCTCCCCTTGATGTCAAGGTTGGTGATATCCTTGAAACCGGTCCTGATGCTGATATTAAACCAGGAAACTGTCTTCCCCTGGAAAATATCCCCACCGGTACTAGAATCCATAATATTGAGTTGAAGCAGAACAAAGGTGGGCAGATTGTCAGAAGTGCCGGCGGATATGCACGTCTAATGGCTAAAGAAGGCGCTTATGCCCAGATTCTGCTCCCTTCCGGTGAAGTTCGTATGATTCATCTTAAATGCAAAGCCACTGTCGGGCGCGTTGGGAATGAGAAACACGGCGACGTCAGCATCGGTAAAGCAGGACGTACAAGGTGGATGGGAAAACGGCCTTCTGTTCGTGGTGTGGCAATGAACCCTGTGGATCATCCCATGGGTGGTGGCGAAGGCCGTTCATCAGGTGGGCGTCAGCCATGTTCTCCCTGGGGTGTGCCTGCTAAGGGTAAAAGAACCCGTAAGAGTGCCAGAACAGATCAGTATATCGTCAAAAGACGGGCTAAAAGGAAATAG
- the rpsS gene encoding 30S ribosomal protein S19 gives MPRSLKKGPYIAPELLKKVLEAQKSSSNKVIKTWSRRSTILPEMVGNTFAVHNGKKFIPVFVTENMVGHKLGEFSPTRTYWGHAADKKSKR, from the coding sequence ATGCCAAGATCATTAAAAAAAGGACCCTATATCGCGCCTGAGCTTCTTAAAAAAGTTCTTGAAGCCCAGAAGTCCAGCAGTAACAAAGTAATTAAAACCTGGTCGCGCCGTTCCACTATTTTACCTGAAATGGTCGGTAATACCTTTGCTGTCCATAACGGGAAAAAATTCATTCCCGTGTTTGTAACGGAAAATATGGTGGGGCATAAACTTGGTGAATTTTCACCCACAAGAACTTATTGGGGTCATGCCGCAGATAAAAAATCCAAACGGTAA
- the rplV gene encoding 50S ribosomal protein L22, producing the protein MEVKATTRYARISPFKLRLPISEIKGKNAEQALTLLKFMPLKAAGIMYKTLASAIANAEHNNEMDVDKLVVKKVIVDHGPSMKRFRPRARGRAARILKRTSHLTVVVEETV; encoded by the coding sequence ATGGAAGTTAAAGCGACTACAAGATATGCAAGAATCTCACCGTTTAAGCTTCGGCTGCCCATCAGCGAGATCAAAGGCAAAAATGCCGAACAGGCGCTGACCTTGTTAAAGTTCATGCCTTTAAAAGCAGCAGGGATTATGTATAAAACCCTGGCTTCTGCCATTGCCAATGCCGAGCATAACAATGAGATGGATGTTGACAAACTGGTAGTAAAAAAAGTGATTGTTGATCATGGACCATCCATGAAGCGGTTCAGGCCGCGGGCGAGGGGAAGAGCTGCCCGTATTCTAAAAAGAACCAGTCATTTAACAGTGGTTGTAGAAGAAACCGTCTAA
- the rpsC gene encoding 30S ribosomal protein S3 yields MGQKVNPTGLRLGIIRTWDSRWYADKEYASFVEEDFKVRKFLKKKLYHAGISKIEIERFSKQIRLRVFAARPGIIIGKKGAEIALLKNELEKMLNPEVLIDIKEVRRPETDAQLVAENIASQLEKRIAFRRAMKRSVSSAMRFGAKGIKIICSGRLGGAEMARTEWYKEGRIPLHTLRADVDYGFIEAKTTYGAIGIKVFIFKGEVLSPGEQALATN; encoded by the coding sequence TTGGGCCAGAAAGTAAATCCTACCGGATTAAGATTAGGCATCATCAGGACTTGGGATTCCAGGTGGTATGCCGACAAAGAGTATGCAAGCTTTGTCGAAGAAGATTTCAAAGTAAGAAAATTTTTGAAAAAGAAACTATACCACGCTGGTATCTCTAAAATTGAGATTGAGCGGTTTTCAAAACAGATCAGGCTCAGAGTTTTTGCGGCCAGGCCCGGCATCATTATCGGCAAAAAAGGTGCAGAGATTGCCCTGCTGAAAAATGAGCTGGAAAAAATGCTTAATCCCGAAGTTTTGATTGATATTAAAGAGGTCAGAAGACCTGAAACTGATGCACAGCTGGTGGCGGAAAATATTGCAAGCCAGCTTGAAAAACGCATCGCCTTCAGAAGGGCAATGAAAAGAAGCGTTTCCTCTGCCATGCGATTCGGGGCAAAAGGGATTAAAATTATTTGCTCCGGTCGTCTGGGTGGTGCGGAAATGGCCAGAACCGAATGGTACAAGGAAGGCAGAATCCCTTTGCATACGCTTAGAGCAGACGTAGACTACGGATTCATTGAAGCCAAAACCACCTATGGAGCCATTGGCATTAAGGTGTTCATTTTCAAGGGAGAAGTTTTAAGCCCCGGTGAACAGGCTCTGGCAACTAATTAG
- the rplP gene encoding 50S ribosomal protein L16 translates to MLSPRNIKFRKQFRGRTKGTPTRGNTLSFGDFGLQAVECGYINARQIEAARVAMTRKAKRQGKSWIRFFPDHPITKKPAEVRMGKGKGATDAWVARVKPGKILYEMEGVDRELAKEALRLAARKLSVKTRFVERSK, encoded by the coding sequence ATGCTGAGTCCGAGAAATATAAAATTCCGTAAACAATTTCGCGGCAGAACCAAAGGAACGCCCACGCGAGGCAACACCTTAAGTTTTGGAGATTTTGGACTCCAGGCTGTGGAATGCGGATATATTAATGCAAGACAGATTGAGGCAGCCAGGGTCGCGATGACCAGAAAAGCAAAAAGGCAGGGTAAAAGCTGGATACGTTTCTTCCCTGATCACCCAATTACCAAAAAACCGGCCGAAGTCAGGATGGGTAAAGGTAAAGGCGCAACGGATGCTTGGGTGGCGCGGGTAAAACCGGGTAAGATTCTTTATGAGATGGAAGGCGTCGACAGAGAATTGGCCAAAGAAGCGCTTAGGCTGGCTGCCAGAAAACTTTCCGTGAAAACCCGTTTTGTGGAAAGGAGTAAATAA
- the rpmC gene encoding 50S ribosomal protein L29, translated as MLKASEIRDMDSGQIKDKVVELKKELFNLRFQNNVGQLANTANLSSVRKDIARLYTISKEMNVKIS; from the coding sequence ATGTTAAAGGCTAGTGAAATCAGAGATATGGATTCAGGTCAGATTAAAGATAAAGTTGTTGAGCTTAAAAAAGAACTGTTTAACCTTCGTTTTCAGAATAATGTGGGTCAGCTCGCGAATACAGCCAATCTGTCCAGTGTAAGAAAAGACATCGCCAGACTTTACACGATTTCCAAAGAAATGAATGTCAAAATTAGCTAA
- the rpsQ gene encoding 30S ribosomal protein S17, with protein METTKKNKKELIGLIVSDKMDKSVVVRVERFVQHKVYKKYIKRYKKYHAHDEQNDCRIGDEVKIIETRPLSKLKRFRVTEILKKAV; from the coding sequence ATGGAAACTACAAAAAAAAATAAAAAAGAGCTGATTGGTCTGATCGTGTCCGACAAAATGGATAAGTCCGTGGTGGTCAGGGTTGAGAGATTTGTACAGCATAAGGTGTATAAAAAATACATCAAACGCTACAAAAAATATCACGCCCATGATGAGCAAAATGATTGCAGAATTGGTGACGAAGTCAAAATTATCGAAACCAGGCCGCTGAGTAAACTAAAACGGTTTCGGGTTACTGAAATTCTTAAAAAAGCGGTCTAG
- the rplN gene encoding 50S ribosomal protein L14: MIQSETRLTVADNSGAKELYCIKVLGGSKRRYATIGDVIVVSVKEAIPNSKVSKGDVVQAVIVRTKKEISRPDGSSIRFDDNSAVVINKNNEPVGTRIFGPVARELRAKHFMKIISLAPDVL, from the coding sequence ATGATTCAAAGTGAAACCAGACTGACAGTCGCTGACAATTCAGGCGCCAAAGAACTATACTGCATTAAAGTTCTTGGCGGGTCTAAAAGAAGATACGCCACCATCGGAGATGTTATCGTTGTTTCCGTAAAAGAGGCTATTCCCAATTCAAAGGTCAGCAAGGGAGACGTAGTCCAGGCAGTTATTGTCAGAACCAAAAAAGAGATCTCCCGGCCCGACGGATCATCCATCCGTTTTGACGATAATTCCGCTGTTGTGATTAATAAGAATAATGAGCCGGTTGGAACCCGTATTTTCGGGCCAGTGGCAAGAGAACTTCGCGCAAAGCATTTTATGAAGATTATTTCTCTTGCGCCTGACGTACTTTGA
- the rplX gene encoding 50S ribosomal protein L24: MRIKKDDKVKVLTGKDKGKIGKVLKVAKKTNRIVVENINMVKVHQRPSQENPQGGIVEKPMPMDVSNLMLMCNSCVKPTRIGIKQLEDGKRVRVCKKCNQQIDS; encoded by the coding sequence ATAAGAATAAAAAAAGACGATAAAGTTAAAGTGTTGACCGGCAAGGACAAGGGTAAAATCGGCAAGGTTCTCAAGGTTGCCAAAAAAACAAACCGGATTGTTGTTGAAAATATCAACATGGTCAAAGTTCATCAGCGTCCTTCCCAGGAAAACCCCCAGGGGGGAATTGTTGAAAAACCTATGCCCATGGACGTATCCAATCTTATGCTGATGTGTAATTCCTGTGTAAAACCGACCCGTATCGGAATCAAACAGCTTGAAGATGGAAAACGGGTAAGAGTCTGTAAAAAATGCAATCAGCAGATAGACTCATAA
- the rplE gene encoding 50S ribosomal protein L5 gives MTTLKEKYTNEVVPALTDEFNYTNQCQVPKLDKIVLNMGLGEAVRNPKIVETAAQELGLIAGQKAVITRAKKPIANFKLRADLPIGCKVTLRREKMYDFLDRLINIALPRVRDFRGISGKAFDGRGNYSLGITEHIIFPEIDYDKTDAIKGLNVTVVTTAQTDEEGKSFLKLMGMPFKN, from the coding sequence ATGACTACGCTTAAGGAAAAGTATACCAACGAAGTGGTTCCCGCACTGACGGATGAGTTTAATTACACCAATCAGTGCCAAGTCCCAAAGTTGGACAAAATTGTACTGAATATGGGGCTTGGCGAAGCGGTCAGAAACCCAAAAATAGTTGAAACAGCAGCCCAGGAACTTGGATTGATTGCAGGACAAAAAGCCGTAATCACCCGCGCAAAGAAACCCATTGCAAATTTTAAATTGCGTGCGGATCTTCCCATTGGTTGCAAAGTGACGCTTAGACGGGAAAAAATGTATGACTTTCTTGACAGACTGATCAACATCGCGCTTCCTCGTGTAAGGGATTTTAGAGGAATTTCAGGAAAAGCATTTGATGGCCGTGGCAATTACAGCCTGGGTATTACTGAACATATCATCTTTCCTGAAATTGATTATGATAAGACTGACGCTATCAAGGGCCTCAATGTAACGGTTGTCACCACAGCCCAAACCGATGAAGAAGGGAAATCATTCCTTAAATTAATGGGAATGCCCTTTAAAAACTAA
- a CDS encoding type Z 30S ribosomal protein S14, translating to MAKKALIAKAQRKPKFGVRAYNRCPLCGRPRAFIRKAGICRICFRTLASQGKLPGVTKSSW from the coding sequence TTGGCTAAAAAAGCTTTAATCGCAAAGGCACAAAGAAAACCCAAATTTGGTGTACGGGCTTACAACAGGTGCCCTTTATGCGGTAGACCACGTGCATTTATTAGAAAAGCTGGTATTTGCAGAATCTGTTTTAGAACGCTTGCCTCACAGGGTAAACTGCCGGGTGTAACCAAGTCTTCTTGGTAG
- the rpsH gene encoding 30S ribosomal protein S8, whose amino-acid sequence MATSDPIADMLTIIRNGGKAGLSKVDIPGSKIKLEMVRVLKEQGYIKDYKFLENETQGVIRVALKYVSEGEPTIFGIQRVSKPSCRVYAKSKNIKPVLNGLGISIISTSKGLMTDRQAKEAKVGGEILCNVW is encoded by the coding sequence ATGGCAACTAGTGATCCCATTGCAGACATGCTGACCATAATCAGAAATGGTGGTAAGGCAGGTCTGTCCAAGGTGGATATCCCCGGATCAAAGATTAAACTTGAAATGGTGCGGGTGCTGAAGGAACAAGGGTATATCAAAGATTACAAATTTCTAGAAAATGAGACCCAAGGTGTTATCCGGGTGGCCCTGAAATATGTTTCAGAAGGTGAACCAACTATTTTTGGTATACAGCGTGTTAGCAAACCCTCTTGCAGAGTGTATGCTAAATCAAAAAATATCAAGCCGGTATTAAATGGTTTAGGTATTTCCATCATTTCCACTTCTAAGGGGTTGATGACCGACAGGCAGGCAAAAGAAGCAAAGGTCGGCGGTGAAATTCTTTGTAACGTTTGGTAA
- the rplF gene encoding 50S ribosomal protein L6, producing the protein MSRIGKKPVQLPDKVQITLDGDTINVKGPKGSLDRKLHPAVNIEIDNQVLSVSTDTSDKKKVALQGLFRSLIFNMVHGVTQGYEKKLVLSGIGYRAETKGKNLVLSVGYSNPVDFALPDGVTAAVDKNVEVTLTSIDKELLGQAAANIRAIRPPEPYKGKGIMYADERIIRKAGKTAGKD; encoded by the coding sequence ATGTCCAGAATAGGAAAAAAGCCGGTTCAGCTTCCAGATAAGGTTCAGATCACCCTTGATGGCGATACCATCAATGTCAAAGGGCCTAAAGGCAGTCTTGACCGCAAGCTGCATCCGGCAGTCAATATTGAAATTGATAATCAGGTGCTGAGTGTGTCTACCGACACCTCTGATAAAAAGAAAGTGGCGCTACAGGGGCTTTTCAGGTCTCTTATCTTTAATATGGTACATGGCGTCACCCAAGGTTATGAGAAAAAACTGGTACTTTCCGGCATTGGTTACCGGGCTGAGACCAAAGGAAAAAATTTGGTTCTTTCTGTCGGGTATTCAAACCCTGTGGATTTTGCCCTTCCTGATGGTGTGACTGCTGCGGTGGACAAAAACGTCGAAGTTACCCTTACCAGTATTGATAAAGAGCTTTTGGGGCAGGCTGCAGCGAACATTAGAGCTATTAGACCTCCCGAGCCTTATAAAGGCAAAGGCATTATGTATGCTGACGAAAGAATTATCAGAAAAGCAGGTAAGACTGCTGGTAAAGATTAA
- the rplR gene encoding 50S ribosomal protein L18: MANTSPRLVARLKRKKRIRKNIFGNQERPRLSVFRTAKHIYAQIIDDTKGSTLVAASTLDKEYKDAPVEGKKQDVAKAVGNLLGKRAMDKGIRKVVFDRNGFLFHGRVKALSDGAREAGLEF, from the coding sequence ATGGCAAATACATCACCAAGGCTGGTTGCACGGCTTAAAAGAAAAAAACGGATTAGAAAAAATATATTTGGTAATCAGGAACGTCCCCGACTTAGCGTTTTTAGAACAGCCAAGCATATTTACGCCCAGATAATAGACGACACAAAAGGCTCAACGCTGGTTGCGGCATCAACTCTTGACAAAGAATACAAAGATGCGCCTGTTGAGGGGAAAAAGCAGGATGTTGCAAAGGCCGTGGGCAACCTTCTCGGCAAAAGGGCAATGGATAAAGGAATTAGAAAGGTTGTTTTTGACCGTAATGGGTTCCTTTTTCACGGACGCGTAAAAGCACTTTCAGACGGGGCCCGGGAAGCCGGTCTTGAATTCTAA
- the rpsE gene encoding 30S ribosomal protein S5, translated as MEDTGLIDKVVRINRVAKVVKGGRNFTFTALVVVGDGEGSVGYGLGKAKEVPEAIRKGMEKAKRNMKKVAILNGTVPFEVLGHAGSGRVLLKPASPGTGLIAGGGIRAVLEAAGVTDILTKCIGSHNTQNIVRATMAGLQSLCTKEDVAKRRGLKPEEI; from the coding sequence ATGGAAGATACAGGTCTGATAGATAAGGTCGTCAGAATTAACCGTGTTGCGAAGGTCGTTAAAGGTGGCCGGAATTTTACCTTTACTGCCTTGGTCGTAGTAGGTGATGGTGAAGGCAGCGTGGGATATGGACTGGGAAAGGCCAAAGAAGTTCCTGAAGCAATTAGAAAGGGAATGGAAAAAGCCAAACGAAATATGAAAAAAGTTGCTATCCTGAATGGCACGGTTCCCTTTGAAGTTTTGGGACACGCCGGATCAGGTCGGGTTCTTCTCAAGCCGGCGTCTCCAGGTACAGGACTAATTGCCGGCGGTGGTATCCGCGCAGTCCTTGAAGCAGCCGGCGTAACCGATATTTTGACCAAATGTATTGGTTCCCACAATACCCAGAACATTGTAAGAGCCACCATGGCAGGCCTCCAGTCTTTGTGTACCAAGG